A window of the Streptomyces formicae genome harbors these coding sequences:
- a CDS encoding vWA domain-containing protein: protein MAGISLRKMEESAPDLVSLYKSAGVSLERHGLNGQRAAVYLVVDYSGSMKPYYKDGSVQALADRVLGLSAHLDDDGRVPVVFFSTDIDAETDIALADHEGRIDRIVAGLGHMGKTSYHLAMDAVIDHYLDSGATAPALVVFQTDGGPINKLAAERYLCKAAKLPIFWQFIGFGDPGSRQFEFLRKLDDLAVPAKRPVDNAGFFHAGQDPRKVRDDELYDRLVSEFPSWLAAARAQGIVRA, encoded by the coding sequence ATGGCGGGTATCAGCCTCCGCAAGATGGAGGAGTCCGCCCCGGACCTCGTCAGCCTCTACAAGAGCGCGGGCGTCTCGCTGGAGAGGCACGGGCTGAACGGTCAGCGCGCGGCCGTCTACCTGGTCGTCGACTATTCCGGCTCCATGAAGCCGTACTACAAGGACGGCAGCGTTCAGGCTCTCGCCGACCGGGTGCTGGGGCTCTCGGCCCATCTCGACGACGACGGGCGGGTGCCGGTCGTGTTCTTCTCCACGGACATCGACGCGGAGACGGACATCGCGCTCGCCGACCACGAGGGCCGGATCGACCGGATCGTCGCCGGGCTCGGACACATGGGCAAGACCAGCTACCACCTCGCCATGGACGCGGTCATCGACCACTACCTGGACAGCGGTGCCACGGCGCCCGCTCTCGTCGTCTTCCAGACGGACGGCGGGCCGATCAACAAGCTTGCCGCGGAGCGGTACCTGTGCAAGGCGGCCAAGCTGCCGATCTTCTGGCAGTTCATCGGCTTCGGTGACCCCGGCAGCCGGCAGTTCGAGTTCCTGCGCAAGCTCGACGACCTGGCCGTCCCGGCGAAGCGCCCCGTGGACAACGCGGGCTTCTTCCACGCCGGCCAGGACCCGCGAAAGGTCCGGGACGACGAGCTGTACGACCGGCTCGTCTCCGAGTTCCCGTCATGGCTGGCCGCCGCTCGCGCGCAGGGCATCGTGCGCGCGTAA
- a CDS encoding DUF397 domain-containing protein, translating to MNTAELSRAVWRKSSYSDGTGGSCVEVADLPGLVPVRDSKRPEGPALVFPAAGWASFVAAVKGCVI from the coding sequence ATGAACACCGCAGAGTTGAGCCGTGCCGTCTGGCGCAAGTCGTCCTACAGCGATGGCACGGGCGGCAGTTGCGTGGAGGTCGCCGACCTTCCTGGCCTCGTCCCCGTACGCGACAGCAAGAGGCCCGAGGGCCCCGCGCTCGTCTTCCCGGCCGCGGGCTGGGCGTCGTTCGTCGCCGCCGTGAAGGGCTGCGTCATCTAG
- a CDS encoding acetoacetate decarboxylase family protein produces MTHLDLPPEVPCPPPPWRATGRMWLATTECTHEIAIPSDLDAVGGARRLVIGLVRYEEGTLRYDELVVGSVVRSGRRIGVLAQHIWVDDPASLWGGRRLWGIPKQLASFEWDGPAVHVNSGGSHLAELVVRPAASRLLPPLPLPATGFGQLGDHRVFLPGRMRARLAPATIEIGHWSPPLPPITGTRLRALVAMRCRFTFPAGRVLGPVNTPDRSSRKRP; encoded by the coding sequence ATGACGCACCTGGATCTGCCCCCGGAAGTTCCCTGTCCACCGCCACCGTGGCGTGCCACGGGACGGATGTGGCTGGCCACCACCGAGTGCACCCACGAGATCGCGATCCCCTCCGATCTCGACGCCGTGGGCGGTGCGCGTCGTCTGGTCATCGGGCTCGTCCGGTACGAGGAGGGCACACTGCGCTACGACGAACTGGTCGTGGGCTCCGTCGTGCGCAGCGGCCGCAGGATCGGAGTGCTCGCCCAGCACATCTGGGTCGACGACCCCGCGTCGCTGTGGGGCGGGCGCCGACTGTGGGGCATACCCAAACAGCTGGCGAGTTTCGAATGGGACGGCCCGGCCGTCCATGTCAACTCCGGCGGCTCCCACCTCGCCGAGCTGGTTGTCCGCCCTGCCGCGAGCCGGCTACTGCCGCCGCTGCCCTTGCCGGCCACCGGCTTCGGTCAGCTCGGCGACCACCGCGTCTTCCTGCCCGGACGCATGCGAGCACGCCTCGCCCCGGCAACGATCGAGATCGGCCACTGGTCCCCACCGTTGCCGCCGATCACGGGCACGCGCCTGCGCGCCCTCGTCGCCATGCGGTGCCGGTTCACCTTCCCCGCCGGACGGGTCCTTGGCCCGGTCAACACCCCCGATCGCTCGTCGAGGAAGCGCCCATGA
- a CDS encoding prenyltransferase/squalene oxidase repeat-containing protein, with the protein MATDQASSQLRERTAAAVERARDTMLAAQTADGYWHYAVENKVSVGAHDLLAREFLGVRTARETAGTAAWIRSCQSGDGGWPNFHGGPDDLPTTVMAYTALRLAGDAPDRPHMRAAADRIARLGGLERCRNSTRLWLALAGLWPWEKVRTLPPELFLLPRHAPVSLHEVGCWARQTIVAVSVLGALRPVWPVAFDLAELPDWKEPGPRIRRRRSPRGPLRRRALAAMRAWMVQRQDADGCWGAGHSVTVCTLLALLVLGEPPGSPLVRSAVRGLETFADDDGPMRRVRFSHSPVWDTAHVVLALRAAGLPASHPALSRAAAWLLDRQCDRTGDWAVHRPGLQPGGWSFQFANAHYPDCDDTALVVRALRAVASSTAREDGAVVRGVRWLSGMACKDGGWAAFDADLAVGLLRRLRITDANVLLLDGTTADVTAHAVETLADEGPRYARTVQAGADWLLRAQENDGSWYGRWGCNHVYGTGAALPALRAAGLRREHLAIRRGVAWLLDHQNPDGGWGEDHRSYLNPSWRGRGESTASQTAWALQGLLSAGVDGTAVLRAVDWLVRRQLPDGTWQEAQYTGTGMPWRAPIRYRSYPIVFPVLALTQYLKEPKNAT; encoded by the coding sequence TTGGCGACTGACCAGGCCTCGTCGCAGCTACGGGAGCGCACCGCCGCGGCGGTGGAGCGCGCACGCGACACCATGCTGGCCGCGCAAACCGCCGACGGATACTGGCACTACGCCGTCGAGAACAAGGTCAGCGTGGGCGCGCACGACCTGCTGGCGCGAGAATTCCTCGGCGTAAGGACTGCCCGCGAGACGGCGGGTACCGCGGCGTGGATCCGCTCCTGCCAGAGCGGGGACGGCGGGTGGCCCAACTTCCACGGCGGGCCGGACGACCTCCCCACCACGGTCATGGCCTACACCGCGCTGCGGCTCGCGGGCGATGCCCCGGACCGGCCGCACATGCGAGCCGCCGCCGACCGCATCGCCCGTCTCGGCGGCCTGGAGCGGTGCCGCAACTCGACCCGCCTCTGGCTGGCCCTGGCAGGGCTGTGGCCGTGGGAGAAGGTTCGAACCCTCCCGCCCGAGCTCTTCCTGCTGCCCCGCCACGCCCCCGTCAGCCTCCATGAGGTCGGCTGCTGGGCGCGCCAGACCATTGTCGCGGTTTCCGTCCTGGGGGCGCTTCGGCCGGTGTGGCCTGTGGCCTTCGATCTCGCCGAGCTGCCCGACTGGAAGGAGCCCGGCCCGCGTATCCGCAGGCGGCGTTCGCCTCGCGGCCCGTTGCGGAGGCGCGCCCTGGCGGCGATGCGCGCGTGGATGGTGCAGCGGCAGGACGCCGACGGCTGCTGGGGAGCGGGGCATTCGGTCACCGTGTGCACGCTCCTGGCCCTCCTGGTGCTGGGCGAGCCGCCGGGCAGTCCGCTGGTGCGCTCCGCGGTCCGCGGCCTTGAGACCTTCGCCGACGACGACGGACCGATGCGGCGCGTCCGGTTCTCCCACTCCCCCGTGTGGGACACGGCGCACGTCGTCCTGGCGCTCCGCGCCGCCGGGCTGCCCGCGAGCCATCCGGCCCTGTCCCGCGCCGCGGCATGGCTGCTCGACCGGCAGTGCGACCGGACCGGCGACTGGGCGGTGCATCGGCCCGGACTCCAACCCGGCGGCTGGTCCTTCCAGTTCGCCAACGCCCACTACCCCGACTGCGACGACACGGCGCTGGTGGTGCGCGCCTTGCGAGCGGTGGCATCCTCCACGGCTCGGGAGGACGGGGCCGTGGTGCGCGGGGTGCGCTGGCTGTCCGGGATGGCATGCAAAGACGGCGGCTGGGCCGCGTTCGACGCTGATCTCGCGGTGGGGCTGCTACGGCGGCTGCGCATCACCGACGCCAACGTCCTCCTGCTCGACGGGACCACGGCGGACGTCACTGCGCACGCCGTGGAGACCCTGGCCGACGAAGGGCCGCGGTACGCCCGTACGGTACAGGCGGGGGCCGACTGGCTGCTGCGTGCGCAGGAGAACGACGGGTCCTGGTACGGACGCTGGGGCTGCAACCACGTCTACGGCACGGGTGCCGCGCTCCCCGCGCTCCGCGCCGCCGGGCTGCGCCGCGAGCACCTGGCCATCCGCCGGGGCGTCGCCTGGCTGCTCGACCACCAGAACCCCGACGGGGGGTGGGGCGAGGACCACCGTTCCTACCTGAACCCCTCCTGGCGCGGCCGGGGAGAGTCCACCGCCTCGCAGACCGCCTGGGCGCTGCAGGGCCTGCTCTCCGCCGGGGTAGACGGCACGGCCGTCCTGCGCGCAGTGGACTGGCTGGTGCGACGGCAGCTCCCCGACGGCACATGGCAGGAGGCTCAGTACACCGGGACCGGCATGCCATGGCGAGCGCCCATCCGCTACCGCTCCTACCCCATCGTCTTCCCCGTGCTCGCCCTGACCCAGTATCTGAAGGAGCCGAAGAATGCGACGTAG
- a CDS encoding terpene synthase family protein: MFTAFIAPWLGPGQLVLPARTAAWCCALDDCADSKETSPEEVARLIDACRHVLTGEDPDTANPIACALAAVRADVAERRLSAAFAHAWNRSLDRVLSATLFECQARHDIAAGLPGPSIEDYLARSTGSILVEVFLLNLCVAEARQNAVSQLKALAPALSHAEYAVRLGNDVASHRREQAAGDINVIMLGMAPEEARRRTADHARRCRDELRPFLDADPRGCAVMLDRATRLFVGIPPLLDTAG; the protein is encoded by the coding sequence GTGTTCACGGCCTTCATCGCGCCTTGGCTCGGCCCCGGACAGCTTGTGCTTCCCGCACGGACCGCCGCCTGGTGCTGCGCCCTCGACGACTGCGCCGACAGCAAGGAAACCTCCCCGGAGGAGGTGGCCAGGCTCATCGACGCATGCCGTCATGTGCTCACCGGAGAAGACCCTGACACCGCGAATCCGATCGCCTGCGCCCTTGCGGCGGTCCGAGCCGATGTCGCGGAACGACGACTCTCCGCCGCCTTCGCACACGCCTGGAACCGCTCCCTGGACCGTGTGCTGTCCGCCACCCTCTTCGAGTGCCAGGCCCGGCATGACATCGCCGCCGGGTTGCCCGGCCCGTCGATTGAGGACTACCTGGCCCGAAGCACCGGATCGATCCTGGTCGAGGTGTTTCTGCTGAACCTGTGCGTCGCCGAGGCGCGACAGAATGCCGTCTCCCAACTGAAGGCGCTTGCTCCGGCTTTGTCGCACGCGGAGTACGCCGTCCGGCTCGGCAATGACGTCGCATCGCATCGGCGCGAACAGGCCGCGGGAGACATCAACGTGATCATGCTCGGGATGGCGCCGGAGGAAGCCCGGCGGCGCACCGCCGACCATGCCAGGCGCTGCCGTGACGAGCTCCGCCCCTTCCTCGACGCGGATCCACGCGGTTGCGCGGTCATGCTCGACCGCGCGACCAGACTCTTCGTCGGTATCCCGCCGCTCCTCGATACCGCCGGATGA
- a CDS encoding glutamate synthase subunit beta, whose product MADPKGFLTTGREVARTRPVGERVKDWNEVYVPGSLLPIISKQAGRCMDCGIPFCHNGCPLGNLIPEWNDYAYREDWQAASERLHATNNFPEFTGRLCPAPCESACVLGINQPAVTIKNVEVSIIDKAWDTGDVRPQPPERLSGKTVAVIGSGPAGLAAAQQLTRAGHTVAVYERADRIGGLLRYGIPEFKMEKRHINRRIEQMRAEGTKFRTGVEVGRDIDAAKLRRRYDAVVIAAGATTARDLPVPGRELNGIHQAMEYLPLSNKVVEGDFVAPPITAEGKHVVVIGGGDTGADCVGTAHRQGAASVTQLEIMPRPGDERNANQPWPTFPMVYKVTSAHEEGGERVYSVSTTHFEGDEDGNVQSLHLIEVEFVDGKLTQKPGTERVIPAQLVTLAMGFTGTDVQNGLVSQFGLELDERGNVARDGDFATNVDGVFVAGDAGRGQSLIVWAIAEGRSAARGVDRFLTGVSELPAPIRPTDRALTA is encoded by the coding sequence ATGGCTGACCCCAAGGGCTTCCTGACCACCGGGCGCGAGGTCGCCAGGACCCGTCCGGTGGGCGAGCGGGTGAAGGACTGGAACGAGGTCTACGTTCCCGGCTCCCTGCTGCCGATCATCAGCAAGCAGGCCGGGCGCTGCATGGACTGCGGCATCCCCTTCTGCCACAACGGCTGCCCGCTCGGGAACCTCATCCCCGAGTGGAACGACTACGCCTACCGGGAGGACTGGCAGGCCGCGAGCGAGCGGCTGCACGCCACCAACAACTTCCCGGAGTTCACGGGCCGGCTCTGCCCCGCCCCGTGCGAGTCGGCGTGCGTCCTCGGCATCAACCAGCCGGCCGTCACCATCAAGAACGTCGAAGTCTCCATCATCGACAAGGCGTGGGACACGGGCGACGTCAGGCCGCAGCCGCCGGAGCGGCTCTCCGGCAAGACCGTCGCGGTCATCGGCTCCGGCCCGGCGGGTCTCGCCGCCGCCCAGCAGCTGACCCGGGCGGGCCACACGGTCGCCGTGTACGAGCGCGCCGACCGTATCGGCGGACTGCTGCGCTACGGCATCCCCGAGTTCAAGATGGAGAAGCGGCACATCAACCGCCGTATCGAGCAGATGCGCGCGGAGGGCACCAAGTTCCGCACGGGCGTGGAGGTCGGCCGCGACATCGACGCGGCGAAGCTGCGCCGCCGGTACGACGCCGTCGTCATCGCCGCCGGCGCCACGACCGCCCGCGACCTTCCGGTCCCGGGCCGTGAGCTGAACGGCATCCACCAGGCGATGGAGTACCTGCCGCTCTCCAACAAGGTCGTCGAGGGTGACTTCGTGGCCCCGCCGATCACCGCTGAGGGCAAGCACGTCGTCGTCATCGGCGGCGGCGACACCGGCGCGGACTGTGTCGGCACGGCCCACCGCCAGGGCGCGGCGTCCGTCACCCAGCTGGAGATCATGCCCCGGCCGGGCGACGAGCGGAACGCCAACCAGCCCTGGCCGACGTTCCCGATGGTCTACAAGGTGACGTCCGCGCACGAGGAGGGCGGCGAGCGGGTCTACTCCGTCTCGACCACCCACTTCGAGGGCGACGAGGACGGCAACGTCCAGTCCCTGCACCTCATCGAGGTCGAGTTCGTCGACGGCAAGCTGACGCAGAAGCCGGGCACGGAGCGCGTCATCCCGGCCCAGCTGGTCACCCTCGCCATGGGATTCACCGGCACGGACGTCCAGAACGGCCTGGTCTCCCAGTTCGGCCTGGAGCTCGACGAGCGCGGCAACGTCGCGCGCGACGGGGACTTCGCGACCAACGTCGACGGCGTCTTCGTCGCCGGCGACGCCGGCCGCGGCCAGTCGCTCATCGTCTGGGCCATCGCCGAGGGCCGCTCGGCCGCCCGCGGCGTGGACCGCTTCCTGACGGGCGTGAGCGAACTGCCCGCCCCCATCCGCCCGACGGACCGTGCGCTGACGGCCTGA
- a CDS encoding SDR family NAD(P)-dependent oxidoreductase has protein sequence MRRSQAGRVCLVTGGAQGIGWAIVTALADQGATVHACDISDEHLDRAASLIAARPRGGAIHLTHCDVSVRERCQEWTAGVHRREGRVDVLVNNCAYVRWTDLESMSWDELGRTVQVGLLATVYATKAAVPLMRAGGYGHIVTMGSAVSRIPIPPSSAAYAAVKAGVEAFVHVLRAELTGTPVHTTLIRPATVGGTDFFRRHVPSRIMPRMADFVPALTPAQVAGSVVRVLERPRPTVDIPAYLPLLYVLYACAPTVFRRLTAVGGSARRDFGAVPWHAGGRRPR, from the coding sequence ATGCGACGTAGCCAGGCCGGGAGGGTGTGTCTGGTCACCGGTGGCGCGCAAGGCATCGGCTGGGCCATCGTCACAGCGCTTGCCGATCAGGGAGCCACAGTGCACGCCTGCGACATCTCCGACGAGCACCTGGACCGAGCGGCCTCCCTGATCGCGGCGCGACCCCGTGGCGGAGCGATCCATCTGACGCACTGCGACGTCTCTGTGCGAGAGCGGTGCCAGGAGTGGACGGCCGGCGTGCACCGCCGTGAGGGGCGCGTCGATGTCCTGGTGAACAACTGCGCCTACGTGCGCTGGACCGACCTGGAGTCGATGTCATGGGATGAGCTCGGACGCACCGTGCAGGTGGGTCTCCTCGCGACGGTGTACGCCACGAAAGCGGCCGTGCCGCTGATGCGTGCTGGAGGGTACGGACACATCGTCACCATGGGCTCGGCCGTCAGCCGCATTCCGATCCCTCCGTCCTCCGCCGCTTACGCGGCGGTGAAGGCAGGAGTCGAGGCATTCGTCCATGTGCTGCGGGCGGAGCTGACCGGCACTCCGGTGCACACCACGCTGATCCGCCCCGCGACCGTCGGCGGAACCGACTTCTTCCGCCGCCACGTACCCTCCCGCATCATGCCGCGCATGGCCGACTTCGTACCGGCCCTGACCCCGGCTCAGGTCGCCGGCTCGGTCGTCCGGGTCCTGGAACGTCCCCGCCCTACCGTCGACATTCCCGCGTATCTGCCGCTGCTGTACGTCCTGTACGCGTGCGCCCCCACTGTCTTTCGCCGGCTGACCGCCGTGGGCGGCTCGGCCCGACGGGACTTCGGTGCCGTGCCGTGGCACGCAGGTGGGAGGAGACCGCGATGA
- a CDS encoding VOC family protein, translated as MIAELQCTVLDCPDPAALARFYAAVLGGDVDRPDRRWATGDGWATVHTPCGQVLAFQRVDDYRPPRRPDPARPQQFHLDFAVPDLEEAGVQVLALGATLLDAEGAERGWSVYADPAGHPFCLVRH; from the coding sequence ATGATCGCCGAACTCCAGTGCACCGTGCTCGACTGCCCTGACCCCGCGGCCCTGGCCCGTTTCTACGCGGCCGTCCTCGGCGGTGACGTCGACCGACCGGACCGCCGCTGGGCCACCGGCGACGGCTGGGCGACCGTGCACACGCCCTGCGGCCAGGTGCTCGCGTTCCAGCGGGTGGACGACTACCGCCCGCCGCGCCGGCCGGACCCGGCCCGGCCCCAGCAGTTCCACCTGGACTTCGCCGTCCCCGACCTGGAAGAGGCCGGCGTGCAGGTCCTGGCGCTGGGGGCCACGCTCCTGGACGCCGAGGGCGCCGAGCGGGGTTGGAGCGTCTACGCGGACCCGGCCGGCCACCCGTTCTGCCTGGTCCGCCACTGA